One genomic window of Salvelinus alpinus chromosome 9, SLU_Salpinus.1, whole genome shotgun sequence includes the following:
- the LOC139530689 gene encoding hepatocyte nuclear factor 3-beta, whose translation MMLGAVKMEGHEHTDWSTYYGEPECYTSVGNMNTGLGMNSMNTYMSMSGMSTTGNMAANPMNMSYVNTAMSPSMTGMSPGTGAMNGMGAGMTAGMTAMSATLSPSMSPMTAQPPSMNLTSYANMNAMSPMYGQSSINRSRDPKTYRRSYTHAKPPYSYISLITMAIQQSPSKMLTLAEVYQWIMDLFPFYRQNQQRWQNSIRHSLSFNDCFLKVPRSPDKPGKGSFWTLHPDSGNMFENGCYLRRQKRFKCDGQKKMCKESGRKTSEGGSNSSSESCNGNESPHSNSSPNDHKRSLSDMKSIQALSPEHAASPVSHSQVHGHLMSQHHSVLAHEAHLKPEHHYSFNHPFSINNLMSSEQQHHKMDLKTYEQVMHYSGYGSPMAGALSMGSMGKVGLDSSSIPADASYYQGVYSRPIMNSS comes from the exons ATGATGCTTGGAGCAGTTAAAATGGAAGGACACGAACACACAGACTGGAGCACCTACTACGGAGAGCCCGAG TGTTACACCTCGGTGGGCAACATGAACACAGGCCTGGGCATGAACTCAATGAACACCTACATGAGCATGTCGGGCATGAGCACCACGGGCAACATGGCAGCCAACCCCATGAACATGTCCTATGTCAACACGGCCATGAGCCCCTCCATGACCGGAATGTCACCGGGCACCGGAGCCATGAACGGCATGGGCGCTGGCATGACCGCTGGCATGACAGCCATGAGCGCCACGCTCAGTCCCAGCATGAGCCCCATGACCGCGCAGCCTCCGTCCATGAACCTTACGTCCTACGCCAACATGAACGCCATGAGCCCCATGTATGGACAGTCCAGCATCAACAGATCTAGGGACCCCAAGACATACCGGAGGAGCTACACTCACGCCAAGCCCCCGTACTCTTACATTTCTCTCATCACTATGGCTATCCAACAGTCCCCCAGCAAGATGCTGACGCTGGCCGAGGTCTATCAGTGGATCATGGATCTTTTCCCGTTTTACCGACAGAACCAGCAACGCTGGCAGAACTCAATTCGCCATTCTCTATCGTTCAATGATTGTTTCCTCAAAGTGCCTAGATCTCCGGATAAACCCGGTAAGGGCTCGTTTTGGACCCTCCACCCGGATTCGGGGAACATGTTCGAGAACGGCTGTTATCTGAGGAGGCAGAAGCGGTTTAAGTGTGACGGCCAAAAGAAGATGTGCAAGGAGTCAGGAAGGAAGACATCCGAGGGCGGCTCGAACAGCAGCTCGGAGAGTTGCAACGGCAACGAGTCCCCCCATTCCAACTCCTCCCCCAACGATCACAAAAGGTCTCTGTCAGACATGAAGTCGATTCAGGCTCTGAGTCCCGAGCACGCCGCCTCACCGGTGTCCCACTCCCAGGTGCATGGGCACCTCATGTCCCAGCATCACTCGGTCCTCGCACACGAAGCGCACCTGAAACCCGAGCATCACTACTCGTTCAACCACCCCTTCTCCATCAACAACCTCATGTCCTCGGAGCAACAGCATCACAAAATGGACCTAAAGACTTACGAGCAGGTGATGCACTATTCCGGCTACGGTTCCCCCATGGCCGGGGCCCTATCCATGGGTTCAATGGGAAAAGTGGGCTTAGATTCCTCGTCAATACCCGCTGACGCATCTTACTATCAAGGCGTCTACTCCAGGCCTATTATGAACTCTTCATAA